The following proteins come from a genomic window of Candidatus Obscuribacterales bacterium:
- the lptB gene encoding LPS export ABC transporter ATP-binding protein, with translation MKIVLENIHKAYDQRAVVNRVNLSVNQGEVVGLLGPNGAGKTTTFYIATGIERPDQGKVFLDDRDITSLPLHERAQLGIGYLAQEPSIFRNLSVSDNILLVFQETKVRRQDQPTRLHDLLKEFRLERVANTPGIHVSGGERRRTELARSLAANPTFLLLDEPFTGVDPIAVAEIQDILAGFRDRHMGILITDHNVRETLAITDRAYIMRDGEILAAGSAEELYANPLVRQYYLGDNFQP, from the coding sequence TTGAAAATCGTTCTTGAAAATATCCACAAGGCTTACGATCAACGCGCGGTCGTCAACCGCGTCAACTTGTCTGTTAATCAAGGGGAAGTTGTGGGCTTATTGGGCCCCAACGGAGCCGGTAAAACGACAACGTTCTACATAGCCACAGGCATTGAACGTCCTGATCAGGGTAAGGTCTTCCTCGATGATCGAGATATCACCAGTTTGCCTTTACATGAACGAGCCCAGTTAGGCATTGGCTACCTGGCCCAAGAGCCCAGCATTTTTCGCAACCTGAGTGTCAGCGACAATATTCTGCTAGTGTTTCAAGAAACCAAGGTGCGTCGTCAAGACCAGCCCACCCGCTTGCATGACCTGCTCAAAGAATTTCGGCTAGAACGAGTTGCCAATACGCCGGGCATCCATGTATCGGGGGGCGAACGGCGACGTACAGAACTAGCCCGATCCCTCGCAGCGAATCCCACGTTTCTGCTGCTAGATGAACCCTTCACTGGGGTTGACCCGATCGCTGTCGCTGAAATTCAAGACATCCTAGCCGGCTTCCGCGATCGCCACATGGGCATTTTAATCACGGATCATAACGTGCGGGAAACCCTGGCGATCACCGATCGCGCCTACATCATGCGCGATGGCGAAATTTTAGCAGCGGGCAGCGCCGAAGAACTCTACGCCAATCCCCTGGTGCGCCAATACTATCTGGGCGACAACTTTCAGCCCTAG
- a CDS encoding adenylate/guanylate cyclase domain-containing protein — protein MITSSWRSLFRRLLFWGKRSLPIIFPRDSRSYRARRRQFMHRRLTFSLQLAIVAYGTFMVYTLLKVGNGLAETADGWLWMAAGSVLGLTVCWLLLKTAWGRQHPDVLFVATAWIITLGEQLWATINGFALPAMYSWTLVFLVLAAIIPVRWPLHVLTQAGVLLYYYGVNGLLGLTVPEAIAQDSRQILYFFWFFGICNISVYLYEKLQRSEFQALKSLRQERDRSERLLLNILPATVARQLKQEHRTIAESFAEASVLFADVVGFTELSTGIPPQDLVQILNEIFSEFDRLADKHALEKIKTIGDSYMVVGGLPVEDPEHLGAIAEMALDMQAAIAQFSLKDDKPLQIRIGINVGPVVAGVIGMKKFIYDLWGDTVNVASRMESQGIAGGIQVTEAVYQRLSDRYDFQSRGSVQIKGKGAMTTYLLLGPVVGDALSISFDVTKTD, from the coding sequence ATGATCACTTCGAGCTGGCGGAGCTTGTTTAGGCGGCTGTTGTTTTGGGGAAAGCGATCGCTCCCGATTATATTTCCCCGAGACTCTCGCAGCTACCGTGCTCGACGACGGCAATTTATGCATCGTCGTCTCACGTTTAGTCTACAGCTTGCCATTGTGGCCTATGGGACGTTCATGGTCTATACCTTGCTCAAGGTTGGCAATGGGCTCGCGGAAACTGCGGATGGCTGGCTTTGGATGGCAGCCGGAAGTGTGCTGGGGCTAACGGTATGTTGGCTGCTGCTGAAAACTGCTTGGGGGCGGCAACATCCTGATGTTTTGTTTGTGGCCACAGCGTGGATTATCACCTTAGGTGAGCAACTGTGGGCAACGATCAATGGGTTTGCGCTACCAGCCATGTATTCTTGGACGCTGGTCTTTTTGGTGCTGGCGGCGATCATTCCAGTGCGCTGGCCGCTGCATGTGCTGACCCAGGCCGGTGTCTTGCTTTACTACTACGGTGTGAACGGTCTCCTAGGGCTGACGGTGCCGGAGGCGATCGCTCAAGATTCTCGCCAAATTCTCTACTTCTTTTGGTTTTTTGGCATTTGCAATATCTCGGTCTACCTGTATGAAAAGCTGCAGCGCTCTGAGTTTCAAGCCCTGAAGTCTCTGCGGCAGGAGCGCGATCGCTCCGAGCGGCTTTTGTTGAACATTTTGCCGGCCACCGTGGCCCGACAGTTGAAGCAAGAGCACCGCACCATTGCTGAAAGTTTTGCGGAGGCTTCTGTTCTCTTTGCAGACGTCGTCGGTTTTACGGAACTGTCTACGGGCATTCCTCCCCAAGACTTGGTGCAAATTCTCAACGAAATCTTTTCTGAATTCGATCGCTTAGCCGATAAACATGCCCTGGAGAAGATCAAGACGATTGGAGATTCTTACATGGTGGTCGGCGGTCTGCCGGTGGAAGATCCAGAGCATCTAGGGGCGATCGCTGAGATGGCGCTGGATATGCAGGCGGCGATCGCCCAGTTCTCTCTCAAAGACGATAAGCCACTACAAATCCGCATTGGCATTAACGTCGGCCCCGTCGTGGCGGGGGTGATTGGCATGAAAAAGTTTATCTACGACCTCTGGGGCGATACAGTCAATGTGGCTAGCCGGATGGAATCCCAAGGGATTGCCGGTGGTATTCAGGTTACAGAGGCGGTATATCAACGATTGAGCGATCGCTACGACTTTCAGTCTAGGGGCAGTGTTCAGATCAAAGGCAAAGGAGCAATGACCACCTATCTGCTGCTCGGTCCCGTCGTTGGTGATGCTCTATCTATTTCCTTTGATGTCACAAAGACGGATTGA
- the phoU gene encoding phosphate signaling complex protein PhoU encodes MVSYISNKATRIEFERKIRRIQRDVLRMGALVESSCWLARRALFEQDLDAARQIDQQDKQIDHFYRQIEVDCVNLMALQAPVSQDLRLLSALMQLVRDLERIGDYANDLGEIAIKLFPYPVHPCMGQVKEMSDRCRAMLAMSLASLSDLDAESGLEMKLKDDAVDLDYEQLYDRLAHQTDVQGSIEPIVLLVLVIRHLERMADHATNIGKRVAYIVTGQRH; translated from the coding sequence ATGGTCTCTTACATCTCAAACAAGGCCACGCGCATTGAATTTGAGCGAAAAATCCGTCGGATTCAACGCGATGTTTTGCGGATGGGAGCACTCGTGGAAAGTTCTTGCTGGTTGGCACGACGAGCTTTATTTGAACAAGATTTAGACGCTGCTCGGCAGATCGATCAACAAGATAAACAGATTGATCACTTCTACCGCCAAATTGAAGTTGACTGTGTCAATTTGATGGCCTTGCAGGCTCCCGTTAGCCAAGATTTACGCCTTTTAAGTGCGTTGATGCAACTCGTTCGTGATCTAGAACGCATTGGTGACTATGCCAATGATTTGGGAGAAATTGCCATCAAGCTATTCCCCTACCCAGTGCATCCCTGCATGGGGCAGGTTAAGGAGATGTCGGATCGCTGTCGTGCCATGCTGGCTATGAGTTTGGCGTCGCTGTCTGACTTGGATGCTGAGTCTGGCTTAGAGATGAAGCTCAAGGATGACGCGGTGGATTTAGACTATGAGCAACTCTATGATCGCTTGGCTCACCAAACCGATGTCCAGGGATCCATTGAGCCCATTGTGCTCTTGGTGCTTGTAATTCGTCACCTTGAGCGCATGGCTGACCATGCCACCAATATTGGTAAGCGTGTGGCCTACATCGTAACGGGGCAGCGACACTAG
- a CDS encoding GUN4 domain-containing protein, translating to MTHYSPNPSQPGAFDAVLGGQSGPSSGAVLGGLTGVKQRLISPDPQQRLAALSDAMRYPSGLELVMGALSDRSELVQNAAHQLLQDHSDPTVQQALRLHVFSRSKRHLASVDEATRIAALPELIHCGHEGLNLVIHALRDPSDVVQRAAYDLLKDRPEHRVRKSLELFSAAGVNYMRLRALLINGEWRLADQETVYLMIKACGLEHGKELQPAQLLGIPCEDLLIIDRLWTRYSSGRFGFSVQSSIWQDFYNLYWSKSDTWSAFGDRVGWRVNHLLNPNHWRRYDELIFSRRAPVGHLPFLGDKFGIFTIETIASRLANCQR from the coding sequence ATGACCCACTATTCACCGAATCCCAGCCAACCTGGCGCTTTCGATGCAGTCTTGGGGGGACAATCGGGGCCCTCTAGTGGGGCTGTGCTGGGCGGTTTGACGGGCGTCAAGCAGCGACTGATCAGCCCTGATCCACAGCAGCGTTTGGCCGCTCTGTCCGATGCGATGCGCTACCCATCCGGTCTGGAGTTGGTGATGGGAGCGTTGAGCGATCGCAGTGAGTTGGTGCAAAATGCTGCCCATCAACTCCTGCAGGATCACTCAGATCCCACTGTGCAGCAAGCCCTGCGTCTTCATGTTTTTTCTCGCTCTAAGCGCCATCTAGCCAGTGTTGATGAAGCGACTCGCATCGCGGCACTTCCGGAGCTGATTCACTGTGGTCATGAGGGGCTCAATCTGGTCATCCATGCCTTGCGCGATCCATCTGACGTGGTGCAGCGAGCTGCCTATGACCTGCTCAAAGACCGTCCAGAACACCGTGTGCGCAAGTCACTAGAACTTTTTTCCGCCGCCGGCGTGAACTACATGCGGTTGCGAGCGCTGTTAATCAATGGAGAGTGGCGCTTGGCTGACCAGGAAACGGTCTATTTGATGATCAAAGCCTGTGGTTTAGAACATGGCAAAGAGTTGCAACCTGCTCAACTGCTAGGCATTCCCTGTGAAGATTTGCTGATTATCGATCGCCTGTGGACACGCTACAGCAGCGGTCGTTTTGGCTTCAGCGTCCAGAGTTCTATCTGGCAAGATTTTTACAACCTGTATTGGAGCAAGTCAGATACCTGGAGTGCCTTTGGCGATCGCGTTGGTTGGCGAGTCAACCATTTGCTCAACCCTAATCACTGGCGACGTTATGACGAACTGATCTTTAGTCGCCGGGCTCCCGTGGGGCACCTGCCGTTTCTAGGCGATAAATTTGGCATTTTTACGATTGAAACGATTGCGAGTCGCTTGGCAAACTGTCAACGCTAA
- the glmU gene encoding bifunctional UDP-N-acetylglucosamine diphosphorylase/glucosamine-1-phosphate N-acetyltransferase GlmU, whose product MVAVAILAAGRGTRMKSQLPKVLHSFGGRSLIQRVLDSLSTIQPSRTLIIVGYGQETLRQSLADYPNLEFVEQTQQLGTGHAVQQLLPHLEGFEGTLLVLNGDVPLLRPTTLQHLLTTQQESGSAAAILTAQMPNPQGYGRVFCDGNNVVTQIVEDRDCTTAQRQNRRINAGVYCFRWPDLAEALPQLQANNDQQEYYLTDTMAMLKPVVAIDVDDPQEIMGINDRQQLAMGYRILQNRLKEHWMKAGVTLIDPDSITIDEDVQLEADVVIEPQTHLRGNTTVKSGSHIGPGTLLDNSQIGERVTVLYSVISDSVVKDGSRIGPYAHLRGHAEIGEQCRIGNFVEIKKATLGDRTNAAHLSYLGDATLGQGVNIGAGTVTANYDGVKKHATVIGDRSKTGSNSVLVAPVTLGKNVTVAAGSTVTDDVPDDSLVIARSRQVVKPGWQLSPSEPETKPETNT is encoded by the coding sequence ATGGTAGCGGTAGCAATTTTGGCAGCAGGGCGTGGAACCCGCATGAAGTCTCAGTTGCCTAAGGTTTTACACTCGTTTGGAGGGCGATCGCTCATTCAACGGGTGTTGGATAGCTTATCCACCATTCAACCCTCACGAACGCTCATTATTGTGGGCTATGGCCAAGAGACGCTTCGTCAGTCCTTGGCTGACTATCCCAACCTGGAGTTTGTTGAGCAAACTCAGCAACTGGGTACAGGCCATGCCGTACAGCAGCTTTTGCCCCACCTTGAAGGCTTTGAGGGAACTCTGCTAGTTCTCAACGGGGATGTGCCGCTGTTACGTCCAACAACCTTGCAGCATTTATTAACAACCCAACAAGAGTCCGGTAGTGCAGCCGCTATTTTGACCGCCCAGATGCCCAACCCTCAAGGCTATGGCCGCGTGTTTTGCGACGGGAACAATGTCGTCACTCAAATTGTGGAAGATCGAGACTGCACAACCGCCCAACGCCAAAATCGGCGGATTAATGCCGGGGTCTACTGCTTTCGCTGGCCCGATTTGGCAGAGGCCTTGCCCCAACTCCAGGCCAATAACGACCAGCAGGAATACTATCTCACCGATACAATGGCAATGCTGAAGCCTGTGGTGGCCATTGATGTGGATGATCCCCAAGAGATTATGGGCATCAACGATCGCCAACAGCTAGCCATGGGCTATCGTATTTTGCAGAATCGCCTGAAAGAACACTGGATGAAAGCCGGGGTCACGCTGATTGATCCCGACAGCATCACCATCGATGAAGATGTCCAGCTAGAAGCCGATGTGGTGATTGAGCCCCAAACCCATCTGCGGGGTAATACGACGGTGAAATCAGGTAGCCATATTGGTCCAGGCACCCTGCTGGACAATAGCCAGATTGGTGAACGGGTGACGGTTCTCTACTCCGTGATCTCAGACAGCGTGGTCAAAGACGGCAGCCGCATTGGCCCCTACGCCCACCTGCGCGGTCATGCAGAGATTGGTGAACAGTGCCGTATTGGCAACTTCGTGGAAATTAAAAAAGCCACCTTGGGCGATCGCACCAATGCCGCTCATCTGTCCTACCTTGGTGATGCCACCCTAGGACAAGGCGTGAATATTGGCGCGGGCACGGTGACAGCCAACTACGATGGGGTGAAAAAACATGCCACGGTCATTGGCGATCGCAGTAAAACCGGGTCAAACAGCGTCCTTGTTGCTCCCGTCACCTTAGGGAAAAATGTCACGGTAGCAGCAGGATCAACCGTCACCGATGACGTACCTGATGATAGTTTAGTGATTGCCCGATCGCGCCAAGTTGTCAAACCTGGCTGGCAACTCTCACCATCTGAACCAGAAACCAAACCAGAAACCAATACCTAG
- the carB gene encoding carbamoyl-phosphate synthase large subunit, which produces MPRRDDLRKILIVGSGPIVIGQACEFDYSGTQACKALREEGYEVVLVNSNPATIMTDPETADRTYIEPLTPEILEKVIEKERPDALMPTMGGQTALNLAVTLSKNGVLEKYGVELIGAKLPAIEKAEDRKLFKEAMEKIGVGVCPSGLAQTMDEARAIAAQIGTYPLIIRPAFTLGGTGGGIAYNQEEFEAISQSGLDASPMSQILVEQSLLGWKEYELEVMRDLADNVVIICSIENIDPMGVHTGDSITVAPAQTLTDKEYQRLRDASIKIIREIGVETGGSNIQFAINPNNGDMIVIEMNPRVSRSSALASKATGFPIAKFAAKLAVGYTLDEIPNDITKKTPASFEPTIDYVVTKIPRFAFEKFPSSTTTLTTQMKSVGEAMAIGRTFQESFQKALRSLETGRFGWGCDRAEKLPSLQQVRTNLRTPNPERIFTVRHALKLGMTVEEVYELTGIDPWFLDKFAELLEVEKFIKLTPLKSLTAAQMLMIKAHGFSDRQIAHATQTTELEVRAYRQALQVLPVYKTVDTCAAEFEALTPYYYSTYESAVSCFAASQDDSTVFPVVESEVLPSTRRKVMILGSGPNRIGQGIEFDYCCCHASYALQDADFETIMVNSNPETVSTDYDTSDRLYFEPLTREDVLNIIEAENPEGVIIQFGGQTPLKLAVPLQDYLSAADCPVQTKIWGTSPDSIDTAEDRERFEKILNTLEIKQPPNGIARSYSEALTIAKTINYPVVVRPSYVLGGRAMEIVYSDAELERYMTYAVQVEPDHPILIDRFLENAIEVDVDAIADQTGQVVIGGIMEHIEQAGIHSGDSACSVPTISLSDEVLTVIRTWSEKLAKALDVIGLMNIQFAVQGDQVYILEANPRASRTVPFVSKAIGVPLAKVAVRVMSGETLEAIGFTKEVIPPHIAVKEAVFPFEKFAGSDTILGPEMRSTGEVMGIDTDFGKAFAKAELAAGQKLPLTGTVFVSMNDRDKEASVPVIKDLIDLGLTIVATAGTQQVLADHSVPADLVLKLHEGRPHVGDYIKNHQIQLVINTPIGATAQIDDRAIRRTALAYKVPIVTTIAGAKATASAIRALQSQPLEVKAIQDYTADVQNQG; this is translated from the coding sequence ATGCCTCGTCGTGATGATCTCCGCAAAATTTTGATTGTTGGCTCTGGCCCCATTGTGATCGGTCAGGCCTGTGAGTTTGACTACTCGGGTACCCAGGCCTGCAAGGCACTTCGAGAAGAAGGGTATGAGGTGGTGCTGGTCAACTCCAACCCCGCGACGATCATGACGGATCCAGAGACAGCCGATCGCACCTACATCGAGCCGCTGACTCCGGAAATTCTAGAAAAGGTGATCGAAAAGGAACGCCCCGACGCCCTTATGCCCACCATGGGCGGACAGACGGCGCTCAACCTAGCCGTTACGCTGTCCAAAAATGGCGTCCTAGAAAAGTATGGGGTAGAGCTAATCGGCGCAAAATTGCCCGCCATTGAAAAGGCGGAAGATCGCAAGCTTTTCAAAGAGGCGATGGAAAAAATTGGGGTGGGTGTTTGCCCCTCCGGCTTAGCGCAAACCATGGATGAGGCCAGGGCGATCGCTGCCCAGATCGGCACCTATCCCCTAATTATTCGCCCAGCCTTTACCCTCGGCGGCACCGGCGGCGGCATTGCCTACAACCAAGAGGAATTTGAAGCCATCTCCCAATCGGGTCTCGACGCTAGTCCCATGTCTCAGATTTTGGTCGAGCAGTCGCTGCTGGGCTGGAAGGAGTATGAGCTAGAGGTGATGCGCGACTTGGCAGACAACGTCGTGATCATCTGCTCCATTGAAAATATTGATCCCATGGGGGTGCATACCGGCGACTCCATTACCGTTGCGCCGGCCCAAACCTTGACCGATAAGGAATATCAGCGTCTGCGGGATGCCTCGATCAAAATTATTCGCGAAATTGGCGTGGAAACTGGCGGCTCCAACATTCAGTTCGCCATCAACCCCAACAATGGCGACATGATTGTGATTGAGATGAACCCTCGGGTATCTCGTAGTTCAGCCCTGGCCTCAAAGGCCACCGGCTTCCCCATTGCCAAATTTGCCGCCAAACTCGCCGTCGGCTACACCCTCGACGAAATTCCCAACGATATTACCAAAAAAACTCCCGCCAGCTTTGAACCCACCATCGACTATGTCGTCACCAAGATTCCTCGCTTCGCCTTCGAGAAATTCCCCAGTTCCACCACCACCCTCACCACTCAGATGAAATCGGTGGGTGAAGCCATGGCCATTGGTCGTACCTTCCAAGAATCGTTCCAGAAAGCGTTGCGATCGCTTGAGACAGGACGATTTGGCTGGGGATGCGATCGCGCCGAGAAGCTTCCCAGTCTCCAGCAGGTGCGCACTAACCTCCGCACCCCCAATCCCGAGCGCATTTTTACCGTACGCCACGCCCTGAAGCTGGGCATGACCGTCGAAGAAGTCTACGAACTCACCGGCATTGATCCCTGGTTCCTAGACAAATTTGCCGAATTGCTGGAGGTGGAGAAATTCATCAAACTCACCCCCCTCAAGTCGCTAACCGCCGCCCAGATGCTGATGATCAAAGCCCATGGATTTAGCGATCGCCAAATTGCCCATGCCACCCAAACCACCGAACTTGAGGTGCGCGCCTACCGGCAAGCGCTGCAGGTGTTGCCAGTCTATAAAACTGTCGATACCTGTGCCGCTGAGTTTGAGGCCCTCACCCCCTACTACTACTCCACCTACGAGTCTGCCGTATCCTGCTTTGCCGCCAGCCAGGATGACAGCACGGTCTTCCCTGTAGTGGAGTCGGAAGTGCTGCCCTCCACACGCCGTAAGGTGATGATCCTCGGCAGCGGACCCAACCGCATTGGTCAGGGTATTGAGTTTGACTATTGCTGTTGCCATGCCTCCTATGCTCTGCAAGATGCAGACTTTGAGACCATCATGGTCAACTCCAACCCCGAAACCGTCTCCACCGACTATGACACCAGCGATCGCCTCTATTTTGAACCCTTGACCCGTGAAGATGTGCTGAACATCATCGAAGCGGAAAACCCCGAGGGCGTCATCATCCAGTTTGGCGGACAAACCCCCCTGAAGCTCGCGGTGCCCCTTCAGGACTACTTGAGCGCTGCCGACTGTCCCGTACAGACCAAAATCTGGGGTACCTCCCCCGACTCCATTGACACCGCCGAAGACCGAGAGCGGTTTGAGAAAATCCTCAACACCTTGGAAATCAAACAACCTCCCAACGGCATTGCCCGCAGCTACAGCGAAGCTCTCACCATTGCCAAAACCATCAACTATCCAGTGGTGGTGCGACCCAGCTACGTCCTAGGTGGTCGGGCCATGGAAATCGTCTACTCCGATGCGGAGCTAGAGCGCTACATGACCTATGCAGTGCAGGTGGAACCCGATCATCCCATCCTCATCGATCGCTTCTTGGAAAATGCCATTGAGGTCGATGTGGATGCGATCGCTGATCAAACAGGGCAAGTGGTGATCGGCGGCATCATGGAACATATTGAGCAAGCTGGCATCCACTCCGGCGACTCGGCCTGTTCGGTTCCCACCATTTCTCTCTCCGATGAGGTGTTGACCGTCATTCGCACTTGGTCTGAAAAGCTGGCCAAGGCCCTCGACGTGATTGGGCTGATGAATATTCAGTTTGCCGTGCAGGGAGACCAGGTTTATATTCTAGAAGCCAACCCCCGCGCTTCTCGCACCGTGCCCTTTGTCTCCAAGGCGATCGGCGTGCCGCTAGCCAAAGTCGCTGTGCGAGTCATGTCTGGAGAAACCCTAGAGGCAATTGGCTTCACCAAGGAAGTGATTCCTCCCCACATCGCCGTGAAGGAAGCCGTTTTCCCCTTCGAAAAATTTGCGGGCAGTGATACGATCCTCGGGCCAGAAATGCGATCAACCGGTGAGGTTATGGGCATTGATACCGATTTTGGCAAAGCGTTCGCCAAAGCCGAACTGGCCGCTGGGCAAAAACTACCCCTGACCGGAACGGTCTTTGTCTCGATGAACGATCGCGATAAAGAAGCCTCTGTGCCCGTGATCAAAGACTTGATCGATCTAGGGTTAACCATTGTGGCCACCGCTGGAACCCAACAAGTTCTAGCAGATCACTCCGTGCCAGCAGACTTGGTGTTGAAATTGCACGAAGGGCGACCTCACGTTGGGGACTATATCAAAAATCATCAGATTCAACTGGTGATCAACACCCCCATTGGAGCTACTGCCCAAATCGACGATCGCGCCATCCGTCGTACCGCTCTGGCCTACAAAGTGCCCATCGTGACCACCATCGCTGGGGCCAAGGCCACAGCTAGCGCCATTCGAGCTCTACAGTCTCAGCCGCTAGAAGTCAAAGCGATCCAAGACTACACGGCCGACGTGCAAAACCAGGGATAA
- a CDS encoding two-component system response regulator, producing MGTSPVNSSDAEHPKILVVDDHPSSRMTAVALLSVEGYEVLEAESGFVALELVTKISPDLILLDVMMPGMDGFEVCRHLKQDEHTRLIPVVFVTALNDRRARLRGIESGGDDFLTKPFDQLELSARVKSLIRQKRLNEDLDHAGQVLFSIARTIERRDPNTGDHCDRLVKRGQAFGEFLHLSRQEIRDLMWGAYLHDIGKVGIPDSVLLKQGKLSDEEWGIMRQHVIIGEQICQPLRTMKGVLPIIRHHHERWDGSGYPDGLAGNDIPFLAQVFQILDIYDALVSERPYKLAYTPQESLDIMAQETHQGWRNPVLMQQFIEFLQVPSDNLAPSPSSLIESA from the coding sequence ATGGGAACTTCTCCAGTGAATAGTTCTGATGCTGAGCACCCCAAAATTTTAGTCGTTGACGACCACCCATCCAGCCGCATGACAGCCGTGGCGCTTCTCTCGGTTGAAGGATATGAGGTTTTGGAGGCAGAAAGCGGGTTTGTAGCGTTAGAGCTCGTAACAAAAATTTCACCAGACTTAATTCTGCTGGATGTGATGATGCCAGGCATGGATGGGTTTGAGGTCTGTCGCCATCTGAAACAGGATGAACATACGCGCCTCATTCCTGTCGTTTTTGTCACGGCCTTGAACGATCGCCGAGCTCGACTACGGGGCATCGAATCGGGAGGCGATGATTTTCTAACCAAACCCTTCGATCAGTTAGAGCTATCCGCTCGGGTCAAGTCTCTGATCCGGCAAAAGCGCTTAAATGAAGACCTAGACCATGCAGGGCAGGTACTCTTCTCCATTGCCCGCACCATCGAACGTCGCGACCCTAATACCGGTGACCATTGCGATCGCTTAGTTAAGCGCGGACAAGCCTTTGGCGAATTCCTGCATCTGTCTCGGCAAGAAATTCGCGATCTCATGTGGGGTGCATACCTGCACGATATTGGCAAAGTTGGCATTCCCGACTCAGTTTTGCTGAAACAGGGAAAACTATCGGATGAAGAATGGGGCATAATGCGCCAGCATGTGATTATTGGGGAGCAAATTTGTCAACCCCTGCGTACGATGAAAGGCGTCTTGCCCATCATTCGCCACCACCACGAGCGCTGGGATGGTTCGGGGTATCCCGATGGCTTAGCCGGCAACGATATTCCCTTCTTGGCACAAGTATTTCAAATTCTTGACATCTATGATGCTCTAGTCAGCGAACGTCCCTACAAACTTGCTTACACACCACAGGAATCGTTAGACATCATGGCACAAGAAACTCACCAAGGCTGGCGTAATCCAGTCTTGATGCAGCAGTTTATAGAATTCCTTCAAGTCCCCAGCGACAACCTAGCACCTAGCCCATCCTCCCTAATCGAGTCCGCCTAA
- a CDS encoding LptA/OstA family protein has translation MASASTPLNTPRSARLRRWFRASSLLVTALTIGAIAPLSQWSSATAQTPGQALTLRSDIQEANSITGVITARGNVQIDYPARQIQATSAQALYYSREQRIVLSGDVYVLQEGNSLRGETVTYLIEEGRFVALPDRGQQVQSIYIVPDENPEPVGSGAVAPEQSDFDPKTEILEPVE, from the coding sequence ATGGCGTCTGCTTCCACCCCTCTCAACACCCCTCGATCAGCTCGTCTCCGACGTTGGTTTCGAGCCAGTAGCCTTTTGGTCACGGCTCTAACCATCGGGGCGATCGCTCCCCTCAGCCAATGGTCTTCCGCCACCGCTCAGACGCCCGGTCAAGCTCTTACTCTGCGCTCCGACATTCAAGAAGCCAATTCCATCACCGGTGTGATTACCGCTCGGGGCAATGTGCAAATTGACTACCCCGCCCGCCAAATCCAGGCCACGTCGGCCCAAGCGCTTTACTACAGCCGCGAACAGCGGATTGTGCTCAGTGGCGATGTTTATGTGCTGCAAGAAGGTAATAGCCTGCGTGGGGAAACCGTCACGTACCTAATTGAAGAAGGGCGGTTTGTGGCGCTGCCCGATCGCGGTCAGCAGGTACAGTCGATCTATATCGTGCCCGATGAAAATCCAGAACCCGTAGGCAGCGGAGCCGTTGCACCAGAACAGTCAGATTTTGATCCAAAAACAGAAATTCTGGAGCCCGTTGAGTAA
- a CDS encoding CU044_2847 family protein translates to MPSFVPDENAPIVVEFDAAGSSSPQSPEMSTNAINHAMNTMRSMAQQVAETMNSLDDRPSQVEVSFGIQLNANGQAAIVNIGRSAALSVKLTWQPKVETPAPSAIELSRQRDRLWDDLALDDDMPPPGRRRGWPLPESEIPAGEAPRWGEPGYVEEDYEELDWQPPASQEWEGADEEDEWGEEEYGYDTYEDYEDPPPNRRGGF, encoded by the coding sequence ATGCCTAGCTTTGTCCCAGATGAAAACGCACCCATTGTCGTAGAGTTTGACGCTGCTGGCTCGTCATCGCCGCAGTCACCGGAGATGTCTACCAACGCCATCAACCACGCCATGAACACCATGCGATCGATGGCGCAACAGGTAGCTGAGACGATGAATAGCTTAGACGATCGCCCCTCCCAAGTTGAAGTGTCCTTTGGCATTCAGCTCAACGCCAACGGTCAAGCCGCCATTGTGAATATTGGTCGCAGCGCTGCCCTTTCTGTCAAACTCACCTGGCAACCCAAGGTTGAAACGCCAGCACCATCTGCCATTGAACTTTCTCGCCAGCGCGATCGCCTCTGGGACGATTTAGCTCTAGACGACGATATGCCGCCGCCTGGACGGCGACGAGGTTGGCCCTTACCCGAGTCAGAGATCCCTGCCGGCGAAGCGCCTCGCTGGGGAGAGCCGGGCTATGTAGAAGAAGACTATGAAGAGCTCGACTGGCAACCCCCCGCTAGCCAAGAATGGGAAGGTGCTGATGAGGAGGATGAGTGGGGCGAAGAAGAGTATGGCTATGATACCTACGAAGACTACGAAGATCCGCCGCCAAACCGTCGGGGTGGTTTCTAG